ATGCATCTATCCTGGGGGGTTTTAATGCTTCAGTCAAGGGCAACCCCCCTGCCATGAGTCAGTATGTCACTGTGGGAGGTGGCCCATACACAGGCTTTTACTATGCTGTAGAGGTGAGTGAGAGATGGAGCAAGTAAGTTAAGTTGTGTGTACCTACACAAATGGTGCAAATAACTTACAGGAGACAGTGCTGTATATAATAGAGTATAAAACATTTACCCGTTTGTTGTGAATCTCTGTCTTTAGGGAAGCAcccagcctctcctctctcacgTGGCTATGGCTGTGGCCAGTAAACTCACCTCAGCCCTCTTCAGTGctgccaggtgtgtgtgtgtctgtgtctgtgtctgtgtgtctgtgtgtctgtgtctgtgttgtctaaAATCCAGCTTCCATGTGTGTATAAGGAAGATAACCTGcattaattatattataaaacaataatacaacCAAACATAATTTCAGTTGAATAGCACTTTTCTGAAACATACAGGAATGAAGACAATCAATAGTCCAAGAAACATGTATGTGTAATAATAGCAAAAGAACAGGACAAAACTAACATCCACATTACAATTTGTGTAGTGCGttgtttaaaagagaaaaaattgtTTCTTTGTGCCTTGTTTCCTGTCACACACGCACTCAAAGACTGAATGCCTCACCGTTGACAACCCTCTACTGCTGCACAAAGCAGCCGAATCAATACTCTTATAATTATATCCTGTTCTCTCCTCAATGTCAGTTTAATCCATACAATGGGGTATTATATATCCCTATCATTCGCCTCCTCTTTATTACTCTTTCTTGTACTGTAGCCTCCCTTAATCATCCTCTCTTTTTTACATGAATTCATCATCTTTTCTGTCTATTGCTGACTTTGTCTGTGTCTATATTTTATAATTCCATCACTCTCCCTTGATGTTTTCTTCCCAGTGGATGGTTAGGTTGGAACAAGCACAAGAATGAAGAAGAGGCTGTTCAGAAACAGAAGCCCAAAGTGGAGCCTGCAACGCCCTTGTCGATCAGGTACTGTACAATGACATCTCAACACAAATGCAACAATGCCATATTGTGTCTTATTGCTATTAGCAATATGAAGCTTGTTGATGTCATTTTCTCATAAATCTGACCTCTTCCGCCTAGATATGGTCTCCCAGACTCCCGCCGCCATGGCgagtccatctgtctgtctccctgcaACACGTTGGCTGGAGTGACGGATGACTTTGGTCGAGTCACACTGCTGGACTTGGCCAGGGGCATTGCCATCCGCATGTGGAAAGGTGAGTAACATGAATGTTTTTTGCAGAGATCTTTGGAAACGATTTAAATAGGTAAAGCATGGAGCCGTGCTAAGAAGGGAAAGATTTTATATCTCTCTTTTATATTCCATTTACCTTCTCTCTGTTCAGAATTGAGTGACCATGTAGTATTATAGTAGTACATGAAGTATTCATGTGGTCCAAGAGCTCAAAATGTTGAACCTTTACATTCTGTCTATCAAACATTCATAGCCTCtgctccttttttaaaatgagttGAGATGCCAAGTCATGCATTCACCAAAAAGTATGTTTAGTGTGTCCCTGTAATGTAAATATGAATATTCATTCATGTATTAACTTAACTGCAGGCTATCGAGATGCTCAACTGGGCTGGCTGCAGGTTCCGGAGGAGCGAGTTGATCGGGAGTTCTCCCCCTCGGCCCCCCTTCCAAGACGCCATGCTTTGTTCCTGGTGATCTACGCACCCCGCAGGGGAATCCTGGAGGTGTGGGGGATGCAGCAGGGTCCACGAGTTGGAGCCTTCACTGTGGGAAAACACTGCAGGTATAaaaaaatgcactctaaaaatgaaaatgttacatttttatttaagctATTTCTTAGCCTCGTAAGCGTCGCAAACACAAAGCAGAGCCTGTGCGTTATCATAAATAGCATACCACTGAAGCATAGTCTGGACACTCTGACACTCATGAATAGACAAACTGGGCAAGAGCACACAATAAAGTCTCTCTAAAATATTATctggtttgtgtgtctgtctgtgtgtgtgcacttccAGGTTGCTGTATGCTGGCTACCGTCTGATGGGGGTGAACAGTGTGACCAGTAAGGGCTGGCAGCTCCACACCCAGCAGGTGTGTCTGCTGGATCCCATCACAGGAGCATTGAGGACAGTGAACATCCCCTTCCACCTGGCTCTCAGGTTGCTACAtagacagacaaaaacacacatacagcaacCTCAAAGACACTGTAGATCAGCTGTTTGTCATGCAGGCatttttaaaggaatagctCAGCACCTCTGAAGCACACTtctggcgtttttccactgtatGGTACCTCCTcaactcgcctcgactctactcgccttttttggttttccattacggaAAAatgtccctggtacctgctaacaggtccTTTTTTAATgccacctcagtcgaggttccaagcaagctgaggtgataccaaaaggtgacctgaaaacctgcagactaccgattggtcggagagaaatGTCACTGTTCACtgtgtcatcattgctagcgacagacggggtgtcctgaacaaactcGTCGTGTTTAGATAGTTtagccatcttttatttttttgctgccttcagcttcttttgaaactaaatgtgtcttctggctgtggaaAACAGTCATgtgccgagaatcaaaagcaacacacctcaaacgttctgtgtgtgtcgcgttaggtcacggcagtttcttgctatgacaaccagccatGCTCTCCTCACGTATGAGGCGGTATTAAtctgaaatggaaaaaggaggatggGGAACTGcggtcgagcaggtaccatataatggaaaaacaccataatCAATATGTTGTAAGTACTGTATTTCACTTGttaaaactgaacaaaaaacaaagtgttataACGACAAGTTGCTGTCTTAATGTCTCATGTCCCAGACTATTCCTCTGCCAGCTTCCAAGTCTcccaaaacatttctttctagGATTGCTTGCAGATACTTTTTATTGTCAAATTTGCtactaaaataaacaaatatttagTTGTAGGTCCCTGTATATAGGAATACCATTCTagtaatatttgtattgtatacTTCAGCTATAGAAACATATTCCTCAATTACTTACTTAATTTACTCtcttaactcaacaaaaaccTTATTGAGGTCATGGTAAAGAATTGGAAGAGAATTTATGGCAACTGGACTGTCATCTTTCACTTTTGCAACTAAGGTTTACAGCCACTAAGTTTACCTTCAAGCATTAACTTTAAGTAGCAATACCTTTCCCCAGTCTACGAGTTGTTGATAACGGCTGCCAGCAAAATATGCAAACCTAATCTATTCCTTCTGCTCCATTTCAGTGACAAGAAGAGCGAGCGAGCCAAAGATTTGCACCTGTTAAAGAGACTGACTACTTTACTAAGAAGCAGAGGGGTGGAGCCTGGTAAGAATACAAGAGTGATATGCCTGTTTGACATGAGAGAGGTTTGAatctatgattttttatgtttatctATGCTTACTCATCTTTTCTTCCTAGATATTTTGGAGAGCGAAGCTAAAAGTGCGCTGCTAGATATTAAACACCCCGCCATTAAGAAGCAGGTATCGACAAAAAACACTGTACAAGTTGCCTCACACACTAATAGAGAGGGTTATTGTCTTTGTGGTAACAGTCACATTTCTAACTGCAGTCTTTGCGTTTTAGGCTTTGGAGTCTCTGCTGTCAAATAAGTATGCTCCAGTCTCATGTCTTACTAACATCACATGCGCCCTACATGACACTCTGAAGCAACAAGGTAAACTATCAGTTTATTATTAAGAAAAACATTGTTCTGATTGTTCTAACATATAGTATAACAGATGTCATATACTGGTTTTCCAGATAATTTGCTCAGATAAATGGctgaaatgtactgtaaatgtacttatcatacatactgtatggcaatgctttttctttctttctttctttctttatggtTGTGTATTTCTGCGTTGAAGACCCTGAGGCAGTGGATGTAGAGTTATTGCAGCTCTGCTCTTCACAGCTGAAACTGCTTCAGCTCTACACTGACATCCAGCACCTGCACTCCGCTGCAGACATAGAGGCCTGCTCTAAAAATGTgagaggacacacacatgctaaaagCGTGTTAATAGTACTCCCCATAAACATTTCCAACTATAAGACTGCATAATATAGGTTTGGGCTCaatgatattggaaaaaaataatcaaattgcAATTTTGTTGTTCAACCAATATTGCTATTATGATTTGGtatgtgaatattttaaaagTTCCTTATCATCTTCTATCTTCCCTGTTATCTGTCGTTGGGGATTAGGAAGGTACATATTCAGTTATTGTCAATTTATCAACAATAGttcatcaaaattaaattgttATGAATATGTGTATTAATAACTTTACCAAAGTAACAAATTATCAAAATGGGGCACCACCCTGGAATCAGGGACCAATACCTGAACCGTGAAAACAGTCCCAAAGGTGGCCCCTGTGTGCCAGGTGTGTACAACCCTTTTCGTGGTTAGATTGAGTATCATAGTTTTTGCCTTCTGAAAATGATGTTCTCGCTACATCACTTTGAATTCCAATAACCATTCAGCCCAAAATAGGCTAATTTAAGGTTTTGTGGTAAAGCTACCAATTAGGGAAGTATTGTTGCTTGgtgatttattattataagtcaTAACTCTATAATCAACACTTGCATGCTCTCCTCAACCAGCAGGACTCCCTCGAAGGCATAGAGGATGAGTTGTCTCGTGTTGGACCTACCTTGCAACGCTACGCCCAACTCACTTCGAGACACAGTGTTTCTTTTGCCCAGGACTCTCCTGACTCACCCCTGCCTGTCCAAGCCTTTCTGTCTCAGATGGAGTGCACCCACGATGGGGAGTTGAGGGTAATCCGCGCTTCTGAAACTGAATGGAATCAGCTAGGTATGGCAACATATATATGCACATTGTATGCCTTGGCACAGTTACCCAAATAGATAacatgacacaaacaaaaatgtatggCGCTACTCGTGTTTTGTTAACCTCAATATGATACTGTTAAATGAATTGATAGataagtaaaagtatgaaaCCTCATTTGACAGGGAGTGAGATGTATTGCTGTGTTTCTCCAAACCAAAGCCAAGTGGAGACTTCAAGACATACAAAATCTGAGTTGCTGTGCCGCTCATGCCTTTTGTCAAAGAGTAATGTCATGTTGACTTGAGGAGGTGCATTGATTACAAGATTATTCCACTTGGAGAAATACAAGACTGGACCAAATAATCAACTTATTCAATGTTAGTGAGCGTGTCACTGTGGGGCATTGCAGATGTGATGCATTCTGTGGTGTATATGTATCAAAAAAATGAACCTTGTATACAGAAATCTCAGTGACATTAGGCACACACGAGTGAGCACACCACAGAAATCCAAACTTAGAAATTTGCTTTTGTGTGTCTTCTGCAGGGAACTTTATGTTCTGGGGTTGTCTGTGTGGAAAGAGCCCACTCCATGAAGTCTGTGACACACTTCAGCAGGCTGGCATCAGTCCACAGCAGCTACTGGTAAgatagaggatttttttttttttatttgatggaATGGGTTGACATTAAGATGAGTTTTGCTAATAGAGGTAAAATGTGCTCAGGgtttaaagatgaaaagaacATGAAACAGCTGATAAATTGTGACAAAATAAGTGGACAAATATATTAATGCTATgtagttttttgttatttcatatataaaaagttttttttagaagtgacacctaaattgtttttttggtcatatatttcattttcttttagtcTCTTTTGTTAAGTGTGTGGATGCAAAGAGAGAAGAAGGTGCTACAGAAACCAGAAGAAACTGTTAGAAATCTACACACACTACTCATTGCCCTCAGCAACATGCCAGGTAAAGGCTTGTGTCCAGTGTGTGCGGACTCATTTGCACAAGTTGTCCTGTTTTGTCAACCAATGAAAGTTCATGAAAATgtatgatgaaaaaaagagTTATCACTTCTTCTCCCCCTCTTCAGGTGCAATTGAGGAATCTTGGGACTCCCAGTCTATCTCTCCCTGGTGGCAGCAAGTTCGCTGTACATGCATCCAGTCCCACAATGCTGCCGCTGCTCTGCTGGCAGCCTTCGTTGCTCACCGTGCTGCTAAGACTAGCATCACAAGCCGAGCGGACAGCAAGGTAGGGAAGTCTCATGTGCACACACGCTTATACACACATAAGTGCACTGATCAGGCAGTGCTATCGAAAACCAAAGCATGGCAAACTAGAATTGTAAGGGGTTGTTTTTTAAGCAAGATATGTTATTTATGTGTTGTTGAAGCATGTCATTTGTATCCTCCCAGCTTTCTTACCAACTGATGAAGTTTAAACAaaccaatcaaaaaaaaaattgggtttCCAGAGCCCCACACCCTCAAAACACAGAGTAGTTCGAGTAATTTGCCACAAAAATAGGAGAATATACTTCAACACCACACTCACTGACACAGGctatttttctgcttttgtgcGCGACAGTTGCAGTCTGAATGGGAGGCGGTGTCCCTAGACCTGGAgcagtggagtgtgtgtgttcgcCAGCTAGAGGATGTGCTGGTGCTGCAGACTCTGCTGTTGGTACCTCCTCCTCAGGGAGCAGCAGGGGGCGCTGCACCACAGTGCTCCATCAAAATGCTGCTGGAGGGAGGCACAGGTAGACTGTAAAGAAAAATATCCTCAGGGATATATACAGGTAGACAGACAAGCTAACAAAAAAAGGTAAGGCAGCATTACTTTTTTGTTAGCTTGTCTGCCATTGTGTTTGTCATGCTTTCATTATCTTTTGATTATTTCCTTTTGTGAAGTCTTTCACTCTCTTCTTATCGTGTGTACGTTCTTCCTATATCCATATACTGGTTGtggctacaaaaaaaaaaaattcttatatttttcttgttttcttttcgcGTCTGTCTGTAAAGGTGGCATTGCCGACAGTGTCTCCAAGTGGGTGTTCAGGCACAACTTGGCCCCTGAGCGACTGAAGGAAATTCTCCTAAAGATAGAAGACAAAGAGGCAGATGAAAAACTAGAGCAGAAGGCTGGAGAAGAAGGGAAGGAACAGGATGCGAAGAGCCAAGAGGACACAGACACAATAGCAGGTCAGGACTGGACAAGAACTGATTAAAATGTTAGCTCTTGACATTCACAAATTTGATATTGAATTACACATTGGCTCTCATGTTAAAGAGATTTAACTGTGTTTTACCTGTTCATGTAGTTAATAACCTTTGTAGCAATGTAATGCCTGCCACACTACACACTATTTAATGGAGCCTCTTTATACCCTATAACTTAAATACAAGTCAAACACTGTCCATTTTGTATTCCAGAGCTGTTGGTGGCAGTGTGCCAGAGGTTTCCACACTCCCTCTCACCCGACTTGCTCTTCGCCCACTGCTGCTGGGAATATGTCGTGCAGTGGAACAAAGACCCAGAGGTGCACATTCACACATGCGTACACATAGGTTTTTGTGTTTATGATAAATATAGTTCAAAACAAGTGAGACAgccattaaaaaacaatgtttatcCTCAGTTGATTTAGTGTATATTATCACTACTTTCTGCTACAAGCCAGTTTCATTAAAGGTGAAAGGCAGGTTTTAATAAATCCAAGAAACATGGATGACAAAGAACCAAAGCACCTTTGTTCATAAACCTAGACTCACACCTGATTCTCTTCCTAGGAGGGCCGATACTTATGGTGGGCTGTGGAACATTTGAAGCTAGTCTCCAGTCCACATATCCAACTAGGTGAGGGGCTTTTTCAGATTGAAAGTACTATATCACCAGAAGGGATGTCATTGACCCCACTTTGTAATCGGTACCTTCTGAAAATTACCGTAGTAGTGTGTCATtagactttctttttctttctcacagGTATTTCTGTAATGATGTGGAGTACGTTCATTGTCAAGCGTTTGTCAGCAGCAGCCTACCTCATGGAGAAGGCAAGTcatgcacatatacatacatgcatataaaGTATGCCTGTGTGTCTGAGGCAATGTATAAAgtgtttacacttttttttcctagGTGGGGAAAGCACCCAAAGATCGCTTATGTCGACGGGTAAGTATTCAGTAAAAATTTATCATAGAATAAAATATATGATGCAAGTTTTGATATACATATGCAAATATTTATTCATTCCTAATGTTATGGCTCAGATTGTTTCAGATGTAAAGTATTGCAATTAAAGTATTAAGCTGCATATATTAAGGGTTTGTTTATGTTGGCAGGACATCGGAATGGGAGACAAAGCTGTGACGTCTTTCCTGGGCTGCTGTGTCCAGTTGCTGCAGATCCTCATGGAGGTGACTGGAGTTGTTAAAAATCAGAGCCATTTGTCTTTTATAGATTACTATGTAAGTAAAGATATTCCAGAAAAAAAGCATGGAGAAACCAATCACTACCACTACTAACCACACTTATACTTGATATGCATTTGATGTATTAGCCAGCTAGCCTACTGCTTGCAGTAAAGAAATATGTCTGATATGGTTTCTCCACAAAATAGTTAACTGAAAAGTCCGTTCTCAGTGCATGTGCACTGAAGGTTTCAAGTTTCAACATCCCACCTGTGGAAGTTGCACACTGGACCATGATTGGCTTGCAAACTAGTTGTGATCCCTAATCCTGCTGCTTTGTACACGAGTTAAACTGAGATTTCAGGTGAGCACAGAGAAACTCTCCCCCCTTCAgcgaatgaatgaatgaataggAAAACTGCCTTCTAGTTTTAAACTGTGTACATGATCTTGCACAGTAAAGATCATGTACAGAGTAAAGCTCAAACAGTGAAGGAACAATTGTGTGGAGAAATTTAAAAgttgtgcatgtgttgtattctgCACTTGACTGGGTTAACTAGCTAAACTGTGAGTGTGGATCatggaatgtactgtatataaagatcGATGACACGTCCCCACATCCTCCCGCTGTAAAAAAGTGAAGCTAAAATATCCCGGCGCTGCTATCTTGTAATTTGGTGGAGTCTGCGCAATAGTTGTCGGGCAGTGGAGCCGGGGTATCAAAATCCCGCCCATATACTAAACCTGCTCGACCAGTCGCTTGTccatcacagctgtcaatc
Above is a genomic segment from Etheostoma spectabile isolate EspeVRDwgs_2016 chromosome 20, UIUC_Espe_1.0, whole genome shotgun sequence containing:
- the rab3gap2 gene encoding rab3 GTPase-activating protein non-catalytic subunit isoform X2; protein product: MSCSLLEFCRLQELKAVRDYLFQSQKTEPVEEKNQTENELSWEASDWESAWESGDNKEEGATSATTVEEETTGQREPWLQDCVVSLSPCSDLLVVARQQKAVFLSAKWRTDDSGREEMTLAVSWTGTLSTDEGECVSSSICIPLASQKRSSTGRPDWTCVVVGFTSGYVRFYTEHGVLLLAQLLHEDPVLRLKCRTYEIPRHPGVNEQHEELSILYPAALVTIDGFSLFQSLRACRNQVARVFATRHSAAAAGSDVIQPPPLAYKKWGLHDMDTIVDHCSVGVMTLCVFDQMKNASILGGFNASVKGNPPAMSQYVTVGGGPYTGFYYAVEGSTQPLLSHVAMAVASKLTSALFSAASGWLGWNKHKNEEEAVQKQKPKVEPATPLSIRYGLPDSRRHGESICLSPCNTLAGVTDDFGRVTLLDLARGIAIRMWKGYRDAQLGWLQVPEERVDREFSPSAPLPRRHALFLVIYAPRRGILEVWGMQQGPRVGAFTVGKHCRLLYAGYRLMGVNSVTSKGWQLHTQQVCLLDPITGALRTVNIPFHLALSDKKSERAKDLHLLKRLTTLLRSRGVEPDILESEAKSALLDIKHPAIKKQALESLLSNKYAPVSCLTNITCALHDTLKQQDPEAVDVELLQLCSSQLKLLQLYTDIQHLHSAADIEACSKNDSLEGIEDELSRVGPTLQRYAQLTSRHSVSFAQDSPDSPLPVQAFLSQMECTHDGELRVIRASETEWNQLGNFMFWGCLCGKSPLHEVCDTLQQAGISPQQLLSLLLSVWMQREKKVLQKPEETVRNLHTLLIALSNMPGAIEESWDSQSISPWWQQVRCTCIQSHNAAAALLAAFVAHRAAKTSITSRADSKLQSEWEAVSLDLEQWSVCVRQLEDVLVLQTLLLVPPPQGAAGGAAPQCSIKMLLEGGTGGIADSVSKWVFRHNLAPERLKEILLKIEDKEADEKLEQKAGEEGKEQDAKSQEDTDTIAELLVAVCQRFPHSLSPDLLFAHCCWEYVVQWNKDPEEGRYLWWAVEHLKLVSSPHIQLGISVMMWSTFIVKRLSAAAYLMEKVGKAPKDRLCRRDIGMGDKAVTSFLGCCVQLLQILMEVTGVVKNQSHLSFIDYYADSAVEEVSTPELSMEEVWCGAEGPASLAELALEQRGVHYPLVQHHCLLASLQQAAMTFSLKLKPLSLFDSKGKNAFFRDLTTIQLMPSADMDPGLVSIRQEFLLRVLTSWVQAIDDHSSSASGTRPPPLPSSGPKADWWPSLCLELGSLLQVNTDILRRHLVCELYNQGLDLRAEEVMLEVEDKDVLGSQLLVLTGQRLSYSLLHSQSQTQGAMELLARLPPTLCTWLKAMDPSELRCPVVPLSRTSRLVGRLIEILPENHAQYSLGLHLLEAVEALTTED
- the rab3gap2 gene encoding rab3 GTPase-activating protein non-catalytic subunit isoform X3, with the protein product MSCSLLEFCRLQELKAVRDYLFQSQKTEPVEEKNQTENELSWEASDWESAWESGDNKEEGATSATTVEEETTGQREPWLQDCVVSLSPCSDLLVVARQQKAVFLSAKWRTDDSGREEMTLAVSWTGTLSTDEGECVSSSICIPLASQKRSSTGRPDWTCVVVGFTSGYVRFYTEHGVLLLAQLLHEDPVLRLKCRTYEIPRHPGVNEQHEELSILYPAALVTIDGFSLFQSLRACRNQVARAAAAGSDVIQPPPLAYKKWGLHDMDTIVDHCSVGVMTLCVFDQMKNASILGGFNASVKGNPPAMSQYVTVGGGPYTGFYYAVEGSTQPLLSHVAMAVASKLTSALFSAASGWLGWNKHKNEEEAVQKQKPKVEPATPLSIRYGLPDSRRHGESICLSPCNTLAGVTDDFGRVTLLDLARGIAIRMWKGYRDAQLGWLQVPEERVDREFSPSAPLPRRHALFLVIYAPRRGILEVWGMQQGPRVGAFTVGKHCRLLYAGYRLMGVNSVTSKGWQLHTQQVCLLDPITGALRTVNIPFHLALSDKKSERAKDLHLLKRLTTLLRSRGVEPDILESEAKSALLDIKHPAIKKQALESLLSNKYAPVSCLTNITCALHDTLKQQDPEAVDVELLQLCSSQLKLLQLYTDIQHLHSAADIEACSKNQDSLEGIEDELSRVGPTLQRYAQLTSRHSVSFAQDSPDSPLPVQAFLSQMECTHDGELRVIRASETEWNQLGNFMFWGCLCGKSPLHEVCDTLQQAGISPQQLLSLLLSVWMQREKKVLQKPEETVRNLHTLLIALSNMPGAIEESWDSQSISPWWQQVRCTCIQSHNAAAALLAAFVAHRAAKTSITSRADSKLQSEWEAVSLDLEQWSVCVRQLEDVLVLQTLLLVPPPQGAAGGAAPQCSIKMLLEGGTGGIADSVSKWVFRHNLAPERLKEILLKIEDKEADEKLEQKAGEEGKEQDAKSQEDTDTIAELLVAVCQRFPHSLSPDLLFAHCCWEYVVQWNKDPEEGRYLWWAVEHLKLVSSPHIQLGISVMMWSTFIVKRLSAAAYLMEKVGKAPKDRLCRRDIGMGDKAVTSFLGCCVQLLQILMEVTGVVKNQSHLSFIDYYADSAVEEVSTPELSMEEVWCGAEGPASLAELALEQRGVHYPLVQHHCLLASLQQAAMTFSLKLKPLSLFDSKGKNAFFRDLTTIQLMPSADMDPGLVSIRQEFLLRVLTSWVQAIDDHSSSASGTRPPPLPSSGPKADWWPSLCLELGSLLQVNTDILRRHLVCELYNQGLDLRAEEVMLEVEDKDVLGSQLLVLTGQRLSYSLLHSQSQTQGAMELLARLPPTLCTWLKAMDPSELRCPVVPLSRTSRLVGRLIEILPENHAQYSLGLHLLEAVEALTTED
- the rab3gap2 gene encoding rab3 GTPase-activating protein non-catalytic subunit isoform X5, giving the protein MSCSLLEFCRLQELKAVRDYLFQSQKTEPVEEKNQTENELSWEASDWESAWESGDNKEEGATSATTVEEETTGQREPWLQDCVVSLSPCSDLLVVARQQKAVFLSAKWRTDDSGREEMTLAVSWTGTLSTDEGECVSSSICIPLASQKRSSTGRPDWTCVVVGFTSGYVRFYTEHGVLLLAQLLHEDPVLRLKCRTYEIPRHPGVNEQHEELSILYPAALVTIDGFSLFQSLRACRNQVARAAAAGSDVIQPPPLAYKKWGLHDMDTIVDHCSVGVMTLCVFDQMKNASILGGFNASVKGNPPAMSQYVTVGGGPYTGFYYAVEGSTQPLLSHVAMAVASKLTSALFSAASGWLGWNKHKNEEEAVQKQKPKVEPATPLSIRYGLPDSRRHGESICLSPCNTLAGVTDDFGRVTLLDLARGIAIRMWKGYRDAQLGWLQVPEERVDREFSPSAPLPRRHALFLVIYAPRRGILEVWGMQQGPRVGAFTVGKHCRLLYAGYRLMGVNSVTSKGWQLHTQQVCLLDPITGALRTVNIPFHLALSDKKSERAKDLHLLKRLTTLLRSRGVEPDILESEAKSALLDIKHPAIKKQALESLLSNKYAPVSCLTNITCALHDTLKQQDPEAVDVELLQLCSSQLKLLQLYTDIQHLHSAADIEACSKNQDSLEGIEDELSRVGPTLQRYAQLTSRHSVSFAQDSPDSPLPVQAFLSQMECTHDGELRVIRASETEWNQLGNFMFWGCLCGKSPLHEVCDTLQQAGISPQQLLSLLLSVWMQREKKVLQKPEETVRNLHTLLIALSNMPGAIEESWDSQSISPWWQQVRCTCIQSHNAAAALLAAFVAHRAAKTSITSRADSKLQSEWEAVSLDLEQWSVCVRQLEDVLVLQTLLLVPPPQGAAGGAAPQCSIKMLLEGGTGGIADSVSKWVFRHNLAPERLKEILLKIEDKEADEKLEQKAGEEGKEQDAKSQEDTDTIAELLVAVCQRFPHSLSPDLLFAHCCWEYVVQWNKDPEEGRYLWWAVEHLKLVSSPHIQLGISVMMWSTFIVKRLSAAAYLMEKVGKAPKDRLCRRDIGMGDKAVTSFLGCCVQLLQILMEADSAVEEVSTPELSMEEVWCGAEGPASLAELALEQRGVHYPLVQHHCLLASLQQAAMTFSLKLKPLSLFDSKGKNAFFRDLTTIQLMPSADMDPGLVSIRQEFLLRVLTSWVQAIDDHSSSASGTRPPPLPSSGPKADWWPSLCLELGSLLQVNTDILRRHLVCELYNQGLDLRAEEVMLEVEDKDVLGSQLLVLTGQRLSYSLLHSQSQTQGAMELLARLPPTLCTWLKAMDPSELRCPVVPLSRTSRLVGRLIEILPENHAQYSLGLHLLEAVEALTTED
- the rab3gap2 gene encoding rab3 GTPase-activating protein non-catalytic subunit isoform X4 yields the protein MSCSLLEFCRLQELKAVRDYLFQSQKTEPVEEKNQTENELSWEASDWESAWESGDNKEEGATSATTVEEETTGQREPWLQDCVVSLSPCSDLLVVARQQKAVFLSAKWRTDDSGREEMTLAVSWTGTLSTDEGECVSSSICIPLASQKRSSTGRPDWTCVVVGFTSGYVRFYTEHGVLLLAQLLHEDPVLRLKCRTYEIPRHPGVNEQHEELSILYPAALVTIDGFSLFQSLRACRNQVARVFATRHSAAAAGSDVIQPPPLAYKKWGLHDMDTIVDHCSVGVMTLCVFDQMKNASILGGFNASVKGNPPAMSQYVTVGGGPYTGFYYAVEGSTQPLLSHVAMAVASKLTSALFSAASGWLGWNKHKNEEEAVQKQKPKVEPATPLSIRYGLPDSRRHGESICLSPCNTLAGVTDDFGRVTLLDLARGIAIRMWKGYRDAQLGWLQVPEERVDREFSPSAPLPRRHALFLVIYAPRRGILEVWGMQQGPRVGAFTVGKHCRLLYAGYRLMGVNSVTSKGWQLHTQQVCLLDPITGALRTVNIPFHLALSDKKSERAKDLHLLKRLTTLLRSRGVEPDILESEAKSALLDIKHPAIKKQALESLLSNKYAPVSCLTNITCALHDTLKQQDPEAVDVELLQLCSSQLKLLQLYTDIQHLHSAADIEACSKNQDSLEGIEDELSRVGPTLQRYAQLTSRHSVSFAQDSPDSPLPVQAFLSQMECTHDGELRVIRASETEWNQLGNFMFWGCLCGKSPLHEVCDTLQQAGISPQQLLSLLLSVWMQREKKVLQKPEETVRNLHTLLIALSNMPGAIEESWDSQSISPWWQQVRCTCIQSHNAAAALLAAFVAHRAAKTSITSRADSKLQSEWEAVSLDLEQWSVCVRQLEDVLVLQTLLLVPPPQGAAGGAAPQCSIKMLLEGGTGGIADSVSKWVFRHNLAPERLKEILLKIEDKEADEKLEQKAGEEGKEQDAKSQEDTDTIAELLVAVCQRFPHSLSPDLLFAHCCWEYVVQWNKDPEEGRYLWWAVEHLKLVSSPHIQLGISVMMWSTFIVKRLSAAAYLMEKVGKAPKDRLCRRDIGMGDKAVTSFLGCCVQLLQILMEADSAVEEVSTPELSMEEVWCGAEGPASLAELALEQRGVHYPLVQHHCLLASLQQAAMTFSLKLKPLSLFDSKGKNAFFRDLTTIQLMPSADMDPGLVSIRQEFLLRVLTSWVQAIDDHSSSASGTRPPPLPSSGPKADWWPSLCLELGSLLQVNTDILRRHLVCELYNQGLDLRAEEVMLEVEDKDVLGSQLLVLTGQRLSYSLLHSQSQTQGAMELLARLPPTLCTWLKAMDPSELRCPVVPLSRTSRLVGRLIEILPENHAQYSLGLHLLEAVEALTTED